In Phoenix dactylifera cultivar Barhee BC4 unplaced genomic scaffold, palm_55x_up_171113_PBpolish2nd_filt_p 000167F, whole genome shotgun sequence, a single window of DNA contains:
- the LOC103711290 gene encoding uncharacterized protein LOC103711290, whose product MMELPVAAAASFPVVFFDGEREVEIGTVAVHPVLGFKKFQAVISQKIGIAPHQISTFLVRRKKARASPDVRRKVPIDESSDFAAIARERDCFVLAVLRRSRRERRGRSRRGHRHDAAVSGGGEADAGQKKAVSVAAPAVPEKTILRRNPAGSRFVDPALAALMPDVIALGPCDWDYESQLRDLQRQREKYLLSRAAYYPYAAAESRYAWDAAKMSATTEGAAMARPGVCEECEEAKEEGRPPGFHWCVNDAVTVGFRSPVGPIQRPRKKHSSASMTIDG is encoded by the coding sequence ATGATGGAGCTGCcggtcgccgccgccgcctctttCCCCGTCGTCTTCTTCGACGGGGAGCGGGAGGTTGAGATCGGCACCGTCGCCGTCCACCCCGTCCTCGGATTCAAGAAGTTCCAGGCCGTCATCAGCCAGAAGATCGGGATCGCCCCCCACCAGATCTCCACCTTCCTCGTCCGCCGGAAGAAGGCCCGCGCCTCGCCGGATGTCCGCCGCAAGGTCCCCATCGACGAGTCCTCCGACTTCGCCGCCATCGCCCGCGAGCGCGACTGTTTCGTCCTCGCCGTCCTCCGCCGCTCGCGCCGGGAGAGGCGGGGCCGCTCCCGCCGCGGTCACCGCCACGATGCCGCCGTTTCCGGTGGCGGGGAGGCGGACGCCGGTCAAAAGAAGGCCGTCTCCGTCGCCGCCCCCGCCGTGCCGGAGAAGACGATCCTGAGGCGGAATCCGGCGGGATCCCGCTTCGTGGATCCGGCGCTCGCGGCGCTGAtgccggatgtcatcgcgctgGGGCCCTGCGACTGGGACTACGAGAGCCAGCTGAGGGATCTCCAGCGGCAGAGGGAGAAGTACCTCCTTTCCAGGGCGGCGTACTACCCGTACGCCGCGGCGGAGAGTCGATACGCGTGGGACGCCGCGAAGATGAGCGCGACCACCGAGGGGGCGGCGATGGCGCGGCCGGGGGTGTGCGAGGAGTGCGAGGAGGCGAAGGAAGAGGGGCGGCCGCCGGGGTTCCACTGGTGCGTGAACGACGCGGTCACCGTTGGATTCCGGTCGCCTGTGGGGCCCATCCAGCGGCCTCGCAAGAAGCATTCTTCCGCTTCGATGACGATCGACGGATGA